The DNA region TTATGCGCCTTGCACTGGCCCGGTATCAGCCGAACTCAATGGATGGCGTCCATTTGTCGCCGGTTGTTATGACAGACTTTATTCAGGCCGTGCCGGATCGTGTGGCAGCGCTGAACATGGTATCGGACGACGAGTTTCGGGTGATGCTTTCTGGGCCGATTGCCTGGAATACCATTTCCAATAATCTGGGTGCAAACGAATCTGACCCCGATAAAATCAAAGACCTCATGAGCTTTAGCCGGCACGTGACGGTAACGCTCGAAAAACAGGTTGGCGGTCCGGATGCGCCGTGGGCGCCAGTGTCCGATGAATTGACAGATGTTGAAATGCCCCCGCACCAGCAAATTGGCGCGCGCACAATCTGGATGAAAACACTGGCCAACCCATTGCAAACGGGCGGAGGTGGTCAGATAGCCGTCAATACAGGAGGCGCACCTGGTACAACCCGGTACCGCGTGTCCATAAAAGAATTTGAAATTCTGCACTCAGATCCCGGTAAGAATCAGGAATTTGAAAACGATGCGGATGTCGGTTTCCGTATGGTCTATGCTGATTCCATCGAATTGTCCCAGTAGGACGCTGATTTTCCATATCCATGAAGAAGCCCATATTTATACATCAGTTCGAACGATGGTTGCTTGTGCTGTGCCTGGTAGGGCTGTACAGCAGCGAAGTGGTTGCGCAAAATGTTCACTTTTCGGGATACAGCCGCATGTATTTCGAAACCTCCGATGCAACGCGCCTCAACCAGTTTACGCCACGCACCCTGTTTCGCTGGGAAGCTGAGCCAACGATTGCGGTGCGGGGCATACCATTATCAGTCAACATCTTAACATCGACCGAGCAGAATGAAGTCAATACCAACATAAACAGCTTGATCGCGAGCTTCAATTTTAGCGCCGATCGGCTGGAGCGCACCATTCGCGACCGGGTGTCACAGAAAATCGGCGACCTGAGCCAGGACCTCGCCGGCCGCGATATCCGCACAGATCCGTTTGGTTTTGATCGCATTGAAGGGGGGATCAATGAGGCGCGGGAGACGCTTGCGACATTGCAGGATATCCAGAGCGATGTGAGCAACCTGACCAATAACCTCGGGGCGCTCACAAACATGGGTTTGTTGTCTGCCCTGGAACGGAAGGCACTGCGGTTTCCAAATCTCGGGATTGGCGTTACCTATCCACGGTATTCGCCGTTTACTGTGGATGGCTTGGAGATCCTGGGTGCGCATGTAGAATTTGCACCCGGAGTGCTGTACCTGGCTGGTACCTTTGGCAATGTGCGCAACCAGGGCGGCAATCTGCAGCGTTTGCTCATCACACCTGGTGAAGCGTTTTACAAACGGCGTGTGGCCGGCGCCGGCATTGGCGTGGGGCGGTCTTCTGGCAGCCACTTTCACATCAAGGGTGCGCTGATTGTAGATGATAAAGACACGTTTGATGATTTGGGGATGCCCGAGGTGGCACTGCCGCCCCAGCGTAACCTGTTGGCCGGCATCGACTTCAAGGTTTCTGTAGCGGAGCAGCGGTTTAATATCGAGGGCAATGTTGCCGGCTCTTCGTATACGCGCGACCGCGACGGCATCGCTATCGAAGACCAGGAGCTGATTTCGCCCCTGCTGTACAATCTGATTGATCCCAACCTGTCGAGTTCGCTTGATGCGGCAGGTGAAGTGAAAGCCACGTTACGGGTACCGACGTCAAAAACCCGACTGCGGGCAAAAGTACGGTATGTAGGGCCGGGGTACGTTTCTCTTGGCGCGCCAGTGTTGCGCAATGATATTCTGAGCTATGAAGCCGACATCAGCCAGGCATTTTTTCGCCGCCAAGTGTCGCTCAGTGCGCGCTTCCGGTCGGAAGAAAACAACCTGGACAACATCAAGCTTTTCACTAAAGACTCCAAACTGGCTTCGTTTCAGCTCGGACTACACCTCCGCAATTTGCCGTACCTGCGCGTACGATACCAGCCCACATTTCTGAAAACGAGTAACCGCTTGCCGGATACAGATGCGGGCCTGGCAGATTCATTCGATTACCAGTACGACACGCAATCCCTGTCTGTAATGACAGGCTACACATTCCGCACGGACGCGCTGGTAAGTACCACAAGCCTGATTTATGCCCTGCAATCGATCGACGCCACGCAGGAGTTTGTCGAATACCGGATGCAGAATTACGGCATTTCACAGGTCCTGGCACTTGGGGATCTCGGACTCAATTTGGGCTACACCTTTTACGACCAGGAGCGGCTCACCGACCCACTTGATATCCATACGGTTGATGTTTCCGCCTCCTACACAGCCTTTGATCTATGGACCAGTACGCTGGGCGTTAATTACTCAAAAGAAACGGGCCAAGGGTCGCTGTTGAGGATCCACGGAGGAACCGCATTTCCACTTTGGTTGCTCGGTACGCTCGACGTACGCCTGGAAAACAACCAGTATCAAGGAGGATTGTTGGCCGCCTCCGATTTTAATCAAAGCCGGCTATCCGTTTCTCTGATCCGCACATGGTGATTCCAATGAAGCATAGAAATATCTTTTTCCAAAGCCTGGCTTTGTTGCTGTTGATGGCAGGGGGTATGCCACAGATGTCGCATGCTCAACAGTCTGTTGTGGTCGTGCAGATTTTCCCGCCACCACCGAACCAGTTGACCATTTCCGACCTGTGGCGCGTCCAGCTTAACAACATGGGCCGCAGCGACTTATCTGTTGTGCTGCGCGGCACAGTAGAAGAGGCACGAGAAGGGTTACTGCTCGACGCCAGTACACGAGAAGTTGCATTGCGGCCAGGACTCAATACATTTCGCGGACCAGATCTGGAGCCGGTTGAACTTGATGAGACCAACAGCGAGTACGAACGAATAATTGTCCGGACCGGGCAGGCCCCTACCGGAGACTACACCATTTGTGTGTACGCGATCTCGACGGTCACGCTGGAAGAGGTGGGCAGCGATTGTATCAACCATTCCGTTGAACTTGTTTCGCCGCCAGAATTGATTGCGCCGCCAATAGAGGCACAGTTAAGCGATCGTTTTCCTGTGTTTTACTGGACACCGCCGGCGCCCCTGCCGGGGAATCAGGCCGTCTCTTACCGCATCAAAATTGTAAAAGTACTCGGCCGGCAATCACCGCTCGCCGCACTGCAAGCAAATCCTTCATGGTACGAAGAAGCTAATCTGCGCACTACGTTTTTGCAGTATCCGCTTCGAGCGCAGCCCTTTGAATCCGGCCAATACGCGTGGATCATTACAGCAGAAACGCCTGGCCTGACCCGTGGGGGCGTAGCGTTGGGACAAAGTGAAATCGGATACTTCGACTGGCAGCCCATTCTGGTGCTGGATATCGCAGATGAACTGGACATTGCCACGCCAACAGTGCCCGGCATTCCTGCCGGCTTGCTCAATGAATTGCTGACGCCCTGCTCTGGCATTAGCGGCGGCGGCTTTGGTTTCGGCCCATCCGGCGCCGGCAGCGGCACCCTGCAATTCAGGGTGTTGGATAACTAGAGCTACAACCACTTTCAACTTTTAACCTGCAACTTTCAACCCCAAACACACCATGTGTTTGGCCTAACCACATCTCCTAACCCACACGCATCACATCTGAAATGAAAAAATTTATACAAAACTGCACCGCGTTATTGTTAGCCGGCCTCGTGTTTGTAATGCCAGAAAAAGCATTTGCACAGGACGATCCAGTTGAATGGGTATTACGGATAGGAGGTAAGTCTGCTGACATAGCGGGCGGCGTACACGTTGCGCTGGAAGATGGCGTTGTCCGCCTGGCCGCTACCATGGGTGAAGCCGGCGGTATGGTAGGTGATTCATTTGAAACGCCTGACGCACAGACTGCCATCCTCGTTATCGTCGACCCTAAAACAGGGAAACCATCAGAATTATATGCGATTTCTGCTGACGACCTGAAGAGCTCGATAACAGGAGATGATGTGACTGTTAACGTAGAAAACGATCCACACCTTATTGGCACGTACAAAGGCTCGATTGGGGTGTCTCAACACGACTTGAGCTTGCTGCAAAGTCCAAATCAGAGTGTGTACCTCGCAGAGTTTACAGAGAAAGGGACCATCTCCTGGATCAACACCATTGGCTCTGTTTTCGAAACGAGCGAAGCGACTTTTGGAGGCGTTGATAGCCACCAGGAAGGCGAAGTGTTCATGACAGGCTCATACAAAGGGACCGAAGTGTTGTTTATTCACCAGACAGGTGTAGAGACAGCAAACTCGCCAACCGTGGAAGACGAAGATGCATACCTCATCCAATACGGTACCCGCGGTGAACTCAGAGACTTGCTTCTCATGCAGGGTAATGGCAACAGCCGGGGAAATGACGTAACGCTGGCGAAAGATGGTACAGTTGCTTACTGGGGCGGTGAATACGACGGCATTGCAACACTGGGCCGCAACGTGTTAGAGGCTGGTCTGCGTACCCAGGATGGGTTTCTGATCAAGCTGGCAGGCGACGAAGTTGAGTGGTTCATTGAGCTCAAAGGGGCAGGGGATGTCTCTGTATCAAACGTCGTTTTTAATCCCGAAACAGGTGGCGGTTATTTTGCCGGCGATTTTGGTGGCAGCGCACTCGAATATGAGCTCAATAACGTGTTTGTTAAGAGTTTTGATATTAACAGTAGTGACGACGGCGGACAATATGTGGGCGCATTCAGCGCAAAAGGAGAGATTCTCTGGATATACGCCATTTCCGGGGATGCTACCATTAATGATCTTGCTTTCCGTGAAGGCAATCCCGACCAGAAGTCGGGTGTATCTGTGGCCGGTGCTTATGGAAAGGCGGAAGTTTATGCTGGCCCTTCGACAAAGTATGGTTTCGAATTACAGGGTACGCAAGATGCGTTTTTGCTTGAACTCGATTCAGCAGGAGATCTCATGCTCCTGCCGTGGACAACAGGCGCTGCAGCTGCCGACATGACGCATGACGACTGGATAGAGATTGTGAGTTGTTTTTGCACAGGCTCGATTACCAGGCAGAATGTCGGAAGTGCCACGTATGATGCAGTGCTCAAAATTGCCGGCGAAGAAGTGGAGTCGATAGGAGAAACAGATGTACTTGTATTTGGCTACAACGCCGAGCTATCCCCGCCACTACCCGTTGAATTAACCGCATTTACAGGGCTGGTTGATGGCACTGATGCCTTCCTTTCGTGGGAAACTGCCAGCGAAACGAATAACGCAGGCTTTGAGGTGCAACGATTCGGCGCGTCGGGATGGCAACAAGTGGGCTATGTAGCCGGTGCAGGTACAACGACGGAAGCACAATCGTATGCCTTTACTGTGCAGGGCCTCACTCCCGGCTCACACCAGTTCCGCCTCAAGCAGATCGATTTTGATGGGACGTTTGCGTTCAGTCCGACCGTAACCGTGGCCATACAGGCGGGGCAGCGTCCGCAACTGATCGATGCTTACCCCAATCCATTCAAACCACGCACAACCATACGTTTTTCTGTGCCCGAGCAGGGAGTGGTTTCTGTAAAAGTCTATGACGTTATGGGCCGGCTCGTTGCTGAACTGCACGATGGTACATTGCCGGCCGGAATCCACAATATTGCATGGGATGCTTCAGGAATGGCCAGCGGCGTGTATTTCTACCGCATGCAGGCCGGCGCATTTGTGGAAAGCAAACGCATGATGCTCTTGCAGTAATCGCCTCAGAGCCTGAGAAAAAGTTTCTGTCGATACATCACCCAGGCAATCAGGAAAATAAAGAGCGTATAGAGTAGGGCCCACAGGAGGGAGGCCGGTTCGCCGGCTACCCCCTGGCCCATAAGTGTATCCATGAACCCATCACGAACTGGTGTGAGGATGCGCGCAAACAGGCTGTGCAGGGCGTATGCGGCAATTGCATTGGCGCCAAAAACCCGACCCATGTAGAACAGCGGCTGGTTCTTGCCTTTTTTGTGCAGATCAACATACCAGAAAAGGGCGGCGAAGGTCAGGGTAATCAGGCTGGACGTATACAGCACAAATGAACTGGTCCACAGGTTTTTGTTGAACGGGAAAAACCAGTTCCACACGCTACCGACAACCAGCAAGCAAAAGCCATAGACAAACAGGCGAAGCGCAGTTTGTTCTTTGGACGCTGTTTGCAAGATGATGTGGCCCGCAACCATGCCAGCAATGCCTGAGCCAATGGCCGGCAAGGTGCTGAGCAATCCTTCGGGATCCCAGGTCTTTTCATAGATCCGCCCTGGTGTGAACACGCGGTCAATCCAGGCAGCCAGGTTGGTGCCGGGCTCTAGGTTTGCTGCAATAGATGTCTCTGATAAAGCACGCAGACCTTCCACGGCTACAGGTCCACTGGCACGCATCACTTCGCCGCTTGCAAGCGCCGCCTGCACCACAGCGTCAGCCGGTACAGGAAGGAGCACCATCATCAACCAATAGCCGACA from Bacteroidota bacterium includes:
- a CDS encoding T9SS type A sorting domain-containing protein, producing MKKFIQNCTALLLAGLVFVMPEKAFAQDDPVEWVLRIGGKSADIAGGVHVALEDGVVRLAATMGEAGGMVGDSFETPDAQTAILVIVDPKTGKPSELYAISADDLKSSITGDDVTVNVENDPHLIGTYKGSIGVSQHDLSLLQSPNQSVYLAEFTEKGTISWINTIGSVFETSEATFGGVDSHQEGEVFMTGSYKGTEVLFIHQTGVETANSPTVEDEDAYLIQYGTRGELRDLLLMQGNGNSRGNDVTLAKDGTVAYWGGEYDGIATLGRNVLEAGLRTQDGFLIKLAGDEVEWFIELKGAGDVSVSNVVFNPETGGGYFAGDFGGSALEYELNNVFVKSFDINSSDDGGQYVGAFSAKGEILWIYAISGDATINDLAFREGNPDQKSGVSVAGAYGKAEVYAGPSTKYGFELQGTQDAFLLELDSAGDLMLLPWTTGAAAADMTHDDWIEIVSCFCTGSITRQNVGSATYDAVLKIAGEEVESIGETDVLVFGYNAELSPPLPVELTAFTGLVDGTDAFLSWETASETNNAGFEVQRFGASGWQQVGYVAGAGTTTEAQSYAFTVQGLTPGSHQFRLKQIDFDGTFAFSPTVTVAIQAGQRPQLIDAYPNPFKPRTTIRFSVPEQGVVSVKVYDVMGRLVAELHDGTLPAGIHNIAWDASGMASGVYFYRMQAGAFVESKRMMLLQ
- a CDS encoding DUF5009 domain-containing protein — its product is MDLKERLTSLDVLRGLTIAGMIVVNDPGSWSYVYPPLRHAPWHGITPTDFVFPFFLFIVGVSIVLSYSKRRQQAADTGPLIRKTLVRTAMIFGMGLFLAVPAATVGYKIAHIVVGIVLLYGLSEIQIAPSQRRRLMLGTVMFAVTTLFLVLNPNLALDAFRWPGVLQRIAIVFLVCAFLFLYTSRRTQIITGVVLLVGYWLMMVLLPVPADAVVQAALASGEVMRASGPVAVEGLRALSETSIAANLEPGTNLAAWIDRVFTPGRIYEKTWDPEGLLSTLPAIGSGIAGMVAGHIILQTASKEQTALRLFVYGFCLLVVGSVWNWFFPFNKNLWTSSFVLYTSSLITLTFAALFWYVDLHKKGKNQPLFYMGRVFGANAIAAYALHSLFARILTPVRDGFMDTLMGQGVAGEPASLLWALLYTLFIFLIAWVMYRQKLFLRL